The window CACCCCTTACCTTCCCATAACTACCTTCCCATAACTACCAATTTATAGCCCATCACCCACTCTTGCAGGGATGTTCCTGATGACATACAGCCTATCGCCAGCCTCCCAGGAGTGGCCAGGTAGGAGACACGGTGGGGAGGGCAAGGGGATGGGAAGAGGGAGAGATTTCACAGGTGGAGGTGCCAGGAGGTGGAAAATTCAGAGGGGCAGCCTTCAGTTCAGTGGAAAGAAGGGTTTTCTCAAAGTCAAAGCTGTTCCACAATAGAATAAGCAGCCTTTAAAGTAATGAGCTCCCTGTCACCAGAAGCATTGTAGCAGAGGCTAGTTGCTGGATAGGCCTGTTGCAGAGGGCATCTGAACTTCAGACGGGAGTTGAACAAAAGAATCTTAGAGGGAACTGCCACAGCTGAGTACCATAGCTCTGCTACcaggggcctcagtttccccatctgtttgGTGGGTGTTCTTCCTTGCCCTGGACTGTGGGACTTAAGCCTTCAAGCTGTCAAGTGTAAATTGGTTCTTAACAAGCCTGGGACTTGCCTCACTTCAGCCCCCATACACCACCCCATCTAGGTATGGTGTGAACCGGCTAGAAGAGATGCTGAGACCTCTGGTGGAAGAGGGCCTGTGCTGCGTCCTCATCTTTGGGGTCCCCAGCAGAGTTCCCAAGGTGAAGCATTGTAGGGAAGGTcttgaggggaggaggaggaaaggtTGAGCGAGGGTGGGCTGAGATTCTTTCCTGACCACATCCTCATTCAGGCCCAGTGCAGGCTCTGGGACCACAGGTGAAAGGCCCTGTGCCCTGCCCTTCAGATAGCACCCTGAAGGGTTGGGAAGCTAAGAAGGGGACAAGTCAAGCCCCTCTCTGGGCCGCCGTTGCTCCCTCTGCAAAACCGGGCCAGTCTTGCTGTGCCTGCTTGCCCCGGGGCTGTGATGGTGATAGAAGGAGAGGGTGGGACTGTACCCTGCCTGTCCCATCGTGCCTTCCTGAAGGCTTCCTGTGAGATCCACCGCTCTGTCCTCCCCTGCCCCTAGGATGAGCAGGGCTCTGCAGCCGACTCTGAGGACTCCCCAGCTATCGAGGCCATCCGTCTGGTACGGAAGACCTTTCCCAGCCTCCTGGTGGCCTGTGACGTTTGCCTGTGTCCCTACACCTCACATGGTCACTGTGGtgagcccctccctccagccctgcTGCCACCCCACAGGGCACATGGCCACTTCTCAGCACGGGGCTAGGTCAGGGTCCAAGGGTCTCCCAAACTCAGATATCTGTCCTGCAGGGCTCCTGAGCGAGAATGGGGCATTCCAGGCCGAGGAGAGCCGCCAGCGGCTGGCAGAGGTGGCACTGGCCTATGCTAAGGCAGGTGAGTGAGCCACCAGCGGGGATGGATAGCTCTGATTAGGGAGATGGTGGAGTGGTCTGAAGGGTTCCAAAGTTCTAAAGGCCACCCTCTGCCCCTCAGGATGTCAGGTGGTAGCCCCATCGGACATGATGGATGGACGCGTGGAAGCCATCAAGGAGGCCCTGATGGCTCATGGACTTGGCAACAGGGTACCAGGCGGGGAGTGTAAGGGAAGGGCATggggaatgaggagagagcctgGACCAGCCCTGCCCCCATATCTGCCAAGAATCGCAGAACCGAAGACAGCACTAGTCGAGGCCTTTGGGATCCCTCTCAACCTCCTGCCTAGCCTGAGTCCTTCTGTCCCCATCACGTCACCTTTGGACTTTTGGAAAGAGGTAGCTGAACCATATTCCCTCCCCATTGTCTCCCCCAGGTATCAGTGATGAGCTATAGTGCCAAGTTTGCCTCCTGCTTCTATGGTCCTTTCCGGTGAGTTGGGGTAGGCAGGGATCTGCTGTTAAATCCCTGGAGTATTAGCCCAAAGCTGAAGCCACCCTGATCACTCCACTTTCCAGGGATGCAGCTCAGTCAAGCCCAGCTTTTGGAGACCGCCGCTGCTACCAGCTGCCCCCGGGAGCACGAGGCCTGGCCCTCCGAGCAGTAGTGAGTGGCCGGGGCTTAGGCCCTCCCCCAGCCTGTTCCCCTCTCCCTCTTTCACCTCCCTGATACCGCCCACACTATACCCCCATCCCTTAGGACCGGGATGTACGAGAAGGAGCTGACATGCTCATGGTGAAGCCGGGGATGCCCTACCTGGACATTGTGCGGGAGGTGAAGGACAAGGTGAGCAGAGAGCTGGGGCAGGAGGGTTCTCAGGGAGAAGAGAGGGGCCTTAGATGTAGGGCCCTCAGAGTTGGAAGGGCTCTGTCCCTAAACCACCATGGGCTTCTCCGACACCAAGGCTCGCAGGGGACTTTGAATCACAAAAAGGCCAAGCTACCAGAAGCAGTGGCTTCAAGCATGGGGCTCACGTGGCCACAGATTGGACAGGGAGGAGGGACCCTCCCAGAGGCTCACCCGCCCCCCACGCCAACCCTTTCTGCCCTTCGCCGCCCCTCCGCAGTACCCTGACCGCCCGCTCGCTGTGTACCACGTGTCTGGAGAGTTTGCCATGCTGTGGCACGGAGCCCAGGCCGGGGCGTTTGATCTCAAGGCTGCCGTCCTGGAGGCCATGACCGCCTTCCGCAGAGCAGGTAGGCAGGCGGGGTGGGTTTTGACCTGTGCCCTGGGACTGATAGGCACTTTTCCCGGGTAAGTCACGAGGCAGCCTGAAGTCTTATGCCCAGAACGCCAGTGGTCTGAACAGACACTGATTGGGCAAGGGGCATGGAACTGCAGAACAGAACCTGGAGCAGTGAAGAAAGCAGAGCCCTCTACCTCTTTTTGGTTGTGAGAACTTGGGCAAGCCACACACATCTCCtaacctcagtgtcctcatctgtaaacttgGGAAAATATTCCTGGTGCAGGGTTTTcaggaggattaaataagatggtGTCTATAATTGGCATGTGCTTGTCACTCCTGGAATGGGTGCTGGTTTTGTTAGTATTGCACACAAGCGTGGGAAACTTATAACATCTATTTTCtccactgtattttttttctcttagactATGTTTTAGAGCAAtggtatgtttacagaaaaattatgtaaaaagtgtagagttcccatataccccaaaCACGCACGCAGTTTTCcctactgttaacattttgccttaCTGTGGTCCATTTGTTGTAATTGATGAATCAATACTATTAGAATTATATCGTTAATTAAGTCCaaagtttatattagggttcagtCTGTGTTGTACGATTCTATGGGgactttgttttgctttcatttttattgtggtaatatagaTACAACATAaaacttgccattttaaccacttctaCCTACATTTTATACATGGGAAAACTGAGAACCAGAAGGAGAAAATGACTTGTTCAAAGCTACACAGAACTGCCCAGAACTAGGCTCGAGCTTAAGCTGCCACACCCATGGGCTGTGCCTCCTTTTGAGAGCCAGAGGCCCTTCCTCCCTGCCTGGGCATCATCTCCCAGAATGTGCACCCAGAACTGATGTCCtgcttccctctctctcctgtttctcTCCCATCACAGGTGCCGACATCATCATCACCTACTATACACCTCAACTATTGCAGTGGCTAAAGGAGAAGTGATGGAGAAAGTGTACGAGACCCAAGAACTAGAACTTAAATTCCTGGAAAAGTGAAAACCAAAGTAAATGCAACCTGTAGCACTGTGCCCTTGTGCCCTCTTCCTGCTTACATGCTTGCAGGTGTCCATAACCCTGGGTGGTTTTTGCCAGCATGCTAACACTTACCCCTTGCAGCCACATCTTCACCGCAGGCTTTCCCACCTCTTCTCTGGGTCAGTTCTGAGGTTCACCTCTGCCCCTCATCTCCTTCCTTTGGTGTGGCTTCATCCTGAACACAACGAAGAGTTACGGGTGCAGGCTTGGTGGGGTCTGGGAGAAGGGCTTGGAGCAtttgggggaagagaaaaacaattggaTCCTAAGAAGCCCTGCAAAGCCCAGGCCTCTGATAGCAGTACTGGGCACTGGGACTGAAACCTGGATTGATAACCAAGTTGAGAGTTGAGATTTAACTACAATTCCACTGCAACATGTCTCCCACACAGACCAGTAGTTCCCAGTCTGCCTGAATTCTCCTGTTCTACTCTGAGCCATAAACCCAGAGAATTACTTATTAACAGAACAGAAACATTGCCTGCTGATAAAAATTTAGGAGCAAAGAGAGACTTCCTGACTTTTGGTGACGCTACCACCAAAAAGGCTCTTTATCACGAGCTCTGTTTTGAGAACTTCTGCTCAGTGCCCAGGTACGGTGCTGGGTATTAAGGATGCAGCAGGACAGACTTCAGTTTGTCTCTTCATAGAATTTATATACAGAGAATAAGGGAAACAGACAactagaaaacacaaataaagcaTTTACAAATTGTGATAAATGCTTTGAAGGAAACAAAGAAGGGTCTGAGACAGAAGGACAGGGGATGGGCCTCCCTGAGGTTGAGACCTCTGAGCAACAAGGAGTGGCGGGAGGCACACTGAGGCCATGAGAACACACACTGTGTGCAAACGCCCTGCAGTGAGTGGAGCTTGGCAGAGCTGTCAGGGGCAAGGTGAGAAGGAGGGAGTGTGATAGAGCTAGAGGTTGGAAAGAGAGGCTGAAGCCAGATCTCATGCCAGGTAAAGAGCCTGGGATTAATTTTGCATCTGACGGGAAATATTTTAACCAAAACTTATGTGTGGTCCAAGTTTCCTACATTTGGCTTCTCTGGGGGAAATAGAGAGGCAGAGAGACTGGTTAAGAGGCTAAGATAGGCCCTGGTGAGCAGTGACAGTGGCCTGGTCCAGGGTGGTAACAATGATGAAGGCAAGAATAAATTCAGGATACATTTGTGAGACAGAACTGACAGATGTTGCTGATGTTTTAAGTCCAGGGAATGAGGGAACAGGAGGAAGCAAGGGTGCCTTCAAGGGTTTCTGGCTCAAACAACTGAATAAGtttttttaattcactcttcTGAGACTGGCATGACATGTTTCCCCTTAACAAAAGGTAGGCCCAGCTGAGGAGGGGACCAGTTTGCAAGCCCATCTGACCATCTGCAAAGTAACAGGGAACCCTAACTCGAAGGCCAAAGCAAGTTCAATTCAGACCTTATGGCAATacaaatcattttaaaatctaGAATTGTGAATTTTAATTCGCTGGCAGCTCCTGCAATCAGATTATCCCTGAGCAGTCTTCCCCAGAGCTGTGACCAACTCATCTCAAGCCCTGATCTCATCCTGTCCTCTGGCCTTTGGGTAGTGGCCTGTCAAAATCAGGGCTTGAAGAGTCACAAGATTTTCCAGGGAGCCTGAGCCTGGATCTACCACCTTGGGGCCCAAAGCCCTAATCAGATGTGACCCATGGACGAGCCCCAGGGCTTAGACCAGAACCCTTGACCATCTTAGCTTTTTGGCCTCCTGTCTCCAAGCTCCTGAGTCTGCTattggttaaaatgacaaatgtgAGTTTGTGCCTCAGGAAgggcatacacacacaaaaaagacaaatgtgGAAGGGAGGTTCTTCAAGGCCATCCCACGTTTGTCTTCACCCAGCAAATACTGAGTAGCTCTGGGGGCCTGCTTCTGTTCTAGAGCCTGAAGACAGACACCGTTCTTTTAAACCCAGTCTCAGGAACTCTGTGCAGACATCCCCAGGTAAAGTTGAGCAGCATGCGGATGAATCTCCCTGAGAATGGAAGACAGAGATGGGCACCAAAAACAGTGATGACAGGTGCTATGAAGGAGACATACAAGCTGTCAGAGGAGGTGAAATGAGGGCCTgacctggtttgaaaggatcagaAAATGCTGCATTGAGGGACTCACACTTAAGCCAAGACTTGAAGGACAAGTGACCAAGCTAAAGCAGGATGGGGgaaagtgttccaggcagagggaacagtggtgcaaaggccctgaggttaCAAGGAGCTTGAGGGACCAGGAAGAGTCTGGAGTGGTTGGAGCATGGGAAAGAAAGAGGTGACCTGAGCTGAGTGGAGAAAGAGACTAGGACCAAACCATGCTGTGGCCTTTCAGAATTTATTCCAAGAGAAGCAAGAATTCATTTGAAGGATTGCAAGCAGGGAAATGACTCGCTCTGActtgcattttattaaaatatttgatattttaatatcaaatttattaaatttgatatttaatatcaCTGTGGCAAATTGCTAATTTGGGGGCCTAGACTGGAGTAGCGACGTTGGGGGTAGAAAAAGGGATAGTGGATTTAGGAGGTGTTTCAGAGGTAGAGTAGATGTGAGGGATGAAGTTGGCTTAAGCTCCTGGGTGACTAATGAGCCATTTACTGAAATGGAGAAGGCTTAAAGAGGAACAGGAGCTGGCTCAGGGCAAAGGAGGCATGTTAAGTTTAGCTTGGAGTATTCTCAATGAGGAAGCTCTACCTAAAAGAAGTTATGTGACCCACCCAGGCAACTAACAAGTCTAGAACCCCAATGTTtaggtttgttaatgctgctggaaatgcaacaTACCGAAAAAACAAATGGGTTGGCATTTATACagggaatttattagattacaagtttacagttccagggccataaaaatgtccaaactaaggcatccaggtaaagacaccttgactcaagaaaggccaatggatctggaacacctctgcccattgggaaggcacatggctggcgtcttctgatcctttggcttctggtttcagtttccccaggggcattttctttctgcatctccaaaggtctctgtctctgttggctctgaaacttcttccaaaatggttacctcttaaaggattctagtaagcgacccaccttaaatgggtggagacacatcttcatggaaaccacctaatcaaaagttcccacccataattgggtgggtcacatttctatggaaataaCTTACAaagatcccacctaacaatactgaatcaggattaaagaacaaggcttttcttggGCACACGGCAGTTTCAACCTGGTGCACCCAGTTACAGAAAAACAGTACAGCCAGGATTTAAATCCATACAGTCCAACTCTATGACCTCTGCCCTTGACCTCTGGGCTATACCACCTCCCAATAAACATAACACAATGTTATAATTGGCTCCATTCATGGGGAAGGCCAAGGGAAAGAATGGGCTATATGAGTAGCACCCTCAGGAGTCAGAACCTGCTAcctcactgggggtgggggtctggtGTCCTCTTCAAACCTCCATGTTCTGTCTACAAAGGTAGTAAGTGCCAGACAGGCCTGACTCAGCTGGAAGGGTTTTGGGTCAACGGTTTGGCTCCCTCACAGAGGGAGCATGTAGCAGTTACCTGCTACATGCTCCAACCTTGGTGGTAGTAACTTGATTCTGGGGCAAAGAACTCTGCTTTCTCTATCCTCCTAAGTATATTATCCAACTCTCAGGCATGGCTTTTTGTGAGcattaagggctccagtaagactTGATTTCCTTGTTTCGCTCTCAGATGTTTCAGCCTAGACTGTAGCTTGTCTCTTTCTTGCAGGGACTTACTAAAGTAAGTAGCTAACACATTCCAGCATCCTGATTTTTTTGTTACTAAGATCCCTAAAACTTCAACCTCAGGGCATGT of the Tamandua tetradactyla isolate mTamTet1 chromosome 2, mTamTet1.pri, whole genome shotgun sequence genome contains:
- the ALAD gene encoding delta-aminolevulinic acid dehydratase, producing MKPQSVLHSGYFHPLLRNWQAATTTLRASNLIYPIFVTDVPDDIQPIASLPGVARYGVNRLEEMLRPLVEEGLCCVLIFGVPSRVPKDEQGSAADSEDSPAIEAIRLVRKTFPSLLVACDVCLCPYTSHGHCGLLSENGAFQAEESRQRLAEVALAYAKAGCQVVAPSDMMDGRVEAIKEALMAHGLGNRVSVMSYSAKFASCFYGPFRDAAQSSPAFGDRRCYQLPPGARGLALRAVDRDVREGADMLMVKPGMPYLDIVREVKDKYPDRPLAVYHVSGEFAMLWHGAQAGAFDLKAAVLEAMTAFRRAGADIIITYYTPQLLQWLKEK